In a single window of the Neodiprion virginianus isolate iyNeoVirg1 chromosome 1, iyNeoVirg1.1, whole genome shotgun sequence genome:
- the LOC124310172 gene encoding putative inorganic phosphate cotransporter isoform X1, whose translation MTLAQILREKIPRRGILGAMMFLACMFSYFIRTNLSIIIVAMVKNGTDTREENGTDTREENGTRTDDFGERYEWNEMVQGAVLMAYHCGVVPASIPAGILAEKFGGSKVVALATLIPALLNLLMPWASSVHYMFVIVLRFLMGFFGSAVYPALHAMIARWVPPNEKGMFVWAMQGGPFGIVVTFVLCSQVVGTYGWVAAYYVTSGLLLVFFALWVYLIHDTPDQHPSITEREKEYIKKQIGTSISKQKVKLPVVAVITSLPFLVLLWAHFANMWGIYFLSTNGPKYTLQVLGFNMKSGGAITGLPYIARLGAGVLFAAAGDYLLRNKYLTVVWLRKIFMISSHMGPALCLLGMTYAGKDKFWAIFMMILALGFNGAACQTSLQNHQDLSPNFAGSLYGVMNTIGSFSGFIIPAVIGVLTNEHNSVETWRPMFWISAIVFMSGTVLFWLFGSANIQPWNDISNGGVEGAISTIPDEEIKMTMDNKKAQVMSDDEEEENARI comes from the exons ATGACACTTGCACAAATATTGAGGG AGAAGATCCCTCGCCGAGGCATCCTCGGAGCTATGATGTTTCTGGCTTGTATGTTTTCTTACTTTATACGGACAAACCTTTCCATTATCATCGTCGCCATGGTTAAAAATGGGACAGACACACGTGAAGAAAATGGGACAGACACACGTGAAGAAAATGGGACACGCACAGATGAT TTCGGTGAGCGATACGAGTGGAACGAAATGGTTCAGGGAGCTGTACTAATGGCTTACCACTGCGGCGTAGTTCCGGCTAGTATTCCAGCCGGTATTTTAGCAGAAAAATTTGGAGGTTCCAAGGTTGTTGC ATTGGCGACTCTCATTCCTGCTCTACTGAACCTGCTTATGCCATGGGCGTCTAGTGTTCACTACATGTTCGTTATCGTCCTGCGGTTCCTGATGGGATTCTTCGGG AGTGCTGTGTATCCGGCTCTACACGCAATGATCGCCAGGTGGGTGCCACCCAACGAGAAGGGAATGTTCGTATGGGCTATGCAAG GTGGACCCTTCGGTATCGTAGTCACGTTTGTTCTCTGCAGTCAAGTGGTCGGCACATATGGGTGGGTGGCTGCGTACTACGTGACCAGCGGACTCCTTCTTGTATTTTTCGCCCTCTGGGTATACCTGATACATGACACACCCGACCAGCATCCGAGTATCACAGAACGAGAAAAGGAATATATTAAGAAACAAATTGGAACGAGCATCAGCAAGCAAAAA GTAAAACTTCCTGTTGTCGCTGTCATCACATCGCTTCCATTCTTGGTCCTACTCTGGGCTCACTTTGCTAACATGTGGGGAATCTACTTCCTATCCACAAACGGACCCAAGTATACGCTCCAGGTTCTTGGGTTCAATATGAAATCC GGTGGCGCTATAACTGGACTGCCTTACATTGCCAGACTTGGGGCCGGTGTTTTGTTTGCCGCTGCCGGAGACTACTTACTGAGAAACAAGTACCTGACGGTCGTGTGGTTGCGCAAGATTTTCATGATTTCCT CTCACATGGGCCCAGCTTTGTGTTTACTCGGTATGACCTACGCGGGAAAGGACAAATTCTGGGCAATTTTTATGATGATACTGGCCTTGGGCTTCAACGGCGCCGCCTGCCAGACAAGTCTCCAAAATCACCAAGATCTGTCACCGAACTTCGCGGGATCCCTTTACGGTGTAATGAACACGATTGGCAGCTTTTCAGGTTTCATTATTCCTGCGGTTATCGGTGTTCTGACTAATGAGCAT AACAGCGTTGAAACATGGCGTCCCATGTTTTGGATTTCCGCAATTGTTTTCATGTCCGGAACCGTCTTGTTTTGGCTCTTTGGCTCGGCGAATATTCAGCCGTGGAACGATATAAGCAACGGAGGAGTTGAAGGAGCTATTTCTACCATCCCCGACGAAGAGATAAAAATGACAATGGACAACAAAAAGGCTCAAGTCATGTCCGATGATGAAGAGGAAGAGAATGCCCGTATTTAG
- the LOC124310172 gene encoding sialin-like isoform X2: MTLAQILREKIPRRGILGAMMFLACMFSYFIRTNLSIIIVAMVKNGTDTREENGTDTREENGTRTDDSAVYPALHAMIARWVPPNEKGMFVWAMQGGPFGIVVTFVLCSQVVGTYGWVAAYYVTSGLLLVFFALWVYLIHDTPDQHPSITEREKEYIKKQIGTSISKQKVKLPVVAVITSLPFLVLLWAHFANMWGIYFLSTNGPKYTLQVLGFNMKSGGAITGLPYIARLGAGVLFAAAGDYLLRNKYLTVVWLRKIFMISSHMGPALCLLGMTYAGKDKFWAIFMMILALGFNGAACQTSLQNHQDLSPNFAGSLYGVMNTIGSFSGFIIPAVIGVLTNEHNSVETWRPMFWISAIVFMSGTVLFWLFGSANIQPWNDISNGGVEGAISTIPDEEIKMTMDNKKAQVMSDDEEEENARI, from the exons ATGACACTTGCACAAATATTGAGGG AGAAGATCCCTCGCCGAGGCATCCTCGGAGCTATGATGTTTCTGGCTTGTATGTTTTCTTACTTTATACGGACAAACCTTTCCATTATCATCGTCGCCATGGTTAAAAATGGGACAGACACACGTGAAGAAAATGGGACAGACACACGTGAAGAAAATGGGACACGCACAGATGAT AGTGCTGTGTATCCGGCTCTACACGCAATGATCGCCAGGTGGGTGCCACCCAACGAGAAGGGAATGTTCGTATGGGCTATGCAAG GTGGACCCTTCGGTATCGTAGTCACGTTTGTTCTCTGCAGTCAAGTGGTCGGCACATATGGGTGGGTGGCTGCGTACTACGTGACCAGCGGACTCCTTCTTGTATTTTTCGCCCTCTGGGTATACCTGATACATGACACACCCGACCAGCATCCGAGTATCACAGAACGAGAAAAGGAATATATTAAGAAACAAATTGGAACGAGCATCAGCAAGCAAAAA GTAAAACTTCCTGTTGTCGCTGTCATCACATCGCTTCCATTCTTGGTCCTACTCTGGGCTCACTTTGCTAACATGTGGGGAATCTACTTCCTATCCACAAACGGACCCAAGTATACGCTCCAGGTTCTTGGGTTCAATATGAAATCC GGTGGCGCTATAACTGGACTGCCTTACATTGCCAGACTTGGGGCCGGTGTTTTGTTTGCCGCTGCCGGAGACTACTTACTGAGAAACAAGTACCTGACGGTCGTGTGGTTGCGCAAGATTTTCATGATTTCCT CTCACATGGGCCCAGCTTTGTGTTTACTCGGTATGACCTACGCGGGAAAGGACAAATTCTGGGCAATTTTTATGATGATACTGGCCTTGGGCTTCAACGGCGCCGCCTGCCAGACAAGTCTCCAAAATCACCAAGATCTGTCACCGAACTTCGCGGGATCCCTTTACGGTGTAATGAACACGATTGGCAGCTTTTCAGGTTTCATTATTCCTGCGGTTATCGGTGTTCTGACTAATGAGCAT AACAGCGTTGAAACATGGCGTCCCATGTTTTGGATTTCCGCAATTGTTTTCATGTCCGGAACCGTCTTGTTTTGGCTCTTTGGCTCGGCGAATATTCAGCCGTGGAACGATATAAGCAACGGAGGAGTTGAAGGAGCTATTTCTACCATCCCCGACGAAGAGATAAAAATGACAATGGACAACAAAAAGGCTCAAGTCATGTCCGATGATGAAGAGGAAGAGAATGCCCGTATTTAG
- the LOC124310172 gene encoding vesicular glutamate transporter 2-like isoform X3, which translates to MGQTHVKKMGQTHVKKMGHAQMILATLIPALLNLLMPWASSVHYMFVIVLRFLMGFFGSAVYPALHAMIARWVPPNEKGMFVWAMQGGPFGIVVTFVLCSQVVGTYGWVAAYYVTSGLLLVFFALWVYLIHDTPDQHPSITEREKEYIKKQIGTSISKQKVKLPVVAVITSLPFLVLLWAHFANMWGIYFLSTNGPKYTLQVLGFNMKSGGAITGLPYIARLGAGVLFAAAGDYLLRNKYLTVVWLRKIFMISSHMGPALCLLGMTYAGKDKFWAIFMMILALGFNGAACQTSLQNHQDLSPNFAGSLYGVMNTIGSFSGFIIPAVIGVLTNEHNSVETWRPMFWISAIVFMSGTVLFWLFGSANIQPWNDISNGGVEGAISTIPDEEIKMTMDNKKAQVMSDDEEEENARI; encoded by the exons ATGGGACAGACACACGTGAAGAAAATGGGACAGACACACGTGAAGAAAATGGGACACGCACAGATGAT ATTGGCGACTCTCATTCCTGCTCTACTGAACCTGCTTATGCCATGGGCGTCTAGTGTTCACTACATGTTCGTTATCGTCCTGCGGTTCCTGATGGGATTCTTCGGG AGTGCTGTGTATCCGGCTCTACACGCAATGATCGCCAGGTGGGTGCCACCCAACGAGAAGGGAATGTTCGTATGGGCTATGCAAG GTGGACCCTTCGGTATCGTAGTCACGTTTGTTCTCTGCAGTCAAGTGGTCGGCACATATGGGTGGGTGGCTGCGTACTACGTGACCAGCGGACTCCTTCTTGTATTTTTCGCCCTCTGGGTATACCTGATACATGACACACCCGACCAGCATCCGAGTATCACAGAACGAGAAAAGGAATATATTAAGAAACAAATTGGAACGAGCATCAGCAAGCAAAAA GTAAAACTTCCTGTTGTCGCTGTCATCACATCGCTTCCATTCTTGGTCCTACTCTGGGCTCACTTTGCTAACATGTGGGGAATCTACTTCCTATCCACAAACGGACCCAAGTATACGCTCCAGGTTCTTGGGTTCAATATGAAATCC GGTGGCGCTATAACTGGACTGCCTTACATTGCCAGACTTGGGGCCGGTGTTTTGTTTGCCGCTGCCGGAGACTACTTACTGAGAAACAAGTACCTGACGGTCGTGTGGTTGCGCAAGATTTTCATGATTTCCT CTCACATGGGCCCAGCTTTGTGTTTACTCGGTATGACCTACGCGGGAAAGGACAAATTCTGGGCAATTTTTATGATGATACTGGCCTTGGGCTTCAACGGCGCCGCCTGCCAGACAAGTCTCCAAAATCACCAAGATCTGTCACCGAACTTCGCGGGATCCCTTTACGGTGTAATGAACACGATTGGCAGCTTTTCAGGTTTCATTATTCCTGCGGTTATCGGTGTTCTGACTAATGAGCAT AACAGCGTTGAAACATGGCGTCCCATGTTTTGGATTTCCGCAATTGTTTTCATGTCCGGAACCGTCTTGTTTTGGCTCTTTGGCTCGGCGAATATTCAGCCGTGGAACGATATAAGCAACGGAGGAGTTGAAGGAGCTATTTCTACCATCCCCGACGAAGAGATAAAAATGACAATGGACAACAAAAAGGCTCAAGTCATGTCCGATGATGAAGAGGAAGAGAATGCCCGTATTTAG
- the LOC124302659 gene encoding uncharacterized protein LOC124302659: protein MQEETVKADEESWTQTLITITPQEDAGIRTITETTLISGVSDTPLVLGVDNVIIRSNVQLKTIRRDLLITIAELEKRISCSDAGCQTYLRGVPKVELLSQYKDKATQTMYLGRICLHDHNFEDIARIMNDRIIPVAEKITEITQTVIKFDAHTSNARVIDRLTKGVATEDLLEDYNIVESAEANAYVTDIFYHIMNRVFWLSDPGCSFPEIKLKHKEIQTCIKCYNNLGKIVLDADTQTILTCEPRQSNTNLLTEWTAVRSFLRDIIEECVENGIRPLVTADVILHDVVERCAGQIRLPYRDEMLQTLASCQALEGTNDEILRKLRLDVIVDTFESSVIALSVVGVLLCNTYFEIHQKAPTVVADIINRLLKKSVFVAEKVAAIRQEGASRKPLDDVLAARTRRLRDLLENKTVATLSTGTQTGLAGVPDLIELNESKRTTCSTCVRRSECSVCVANGDKEWNAPSGVRREEIHGKILRTQDILLAYNPCYVMATPSKISENQSSVTLSSQFHTVPISASAKRTQLLLKANLRASISSSTSSSIQDKPQAQRQESNCIRPLNTKLSAAGSLEEWGKVVQVFTFTPDAWSVCGPSRCGSGTVINRYPISSLQISGIQHKEECTRSGCNLPIQSIKALRILKNIFNRKQGSCSNCTCNPKGGQGSRGITSTTLPPAVICSKSSGITKEESKDEVQALKLCERKSRELDSGKKPYRESLEVVPIIRLPSRKSKS from the exons ATGCAGGAAGAAACGGTGAAAGCAGACGAAGAGTCATGGACACAAACGTTGATAACCATAACCCCCCAAGAAGATGCTGGGATTCGCACAATAACTGAAACAACATTGATATCGGGGGTGAGCGACACTCCCCTAGTCTTGGGTGTCGACAACGTGATAATCAGGAGCAATGTGCAGCTCAAAACGATAAGACGAGACTTGTTAATAACTATTGCCGAGTTAGAGAAACGAATAAGTTGTAGTGATGCGGGATGTCAAACTTACCTTCGGGGCGTACCCAAGGTCGAATTGCTGTCCCAGTATAAAGATAAGGCAACGCAGACAATGTATTTGGGAAGAATTTGTCTACACGACCACAATTTCGAAGATATCGCAA GAATAATGAACGACCGAATCATACCTGTAGCAGAGAAAATAACCGAAATTACACAAACTGTTATTAAATTCGATGCGCATACGTCGAATGCTCGTGTGATTGATCGTCTGACTAAGGGAGTCGCGACAGAAGATTTGCTGGAAGATTATAACATAGTGGAAAGCGCGGAAGCGAACGCCTATGTCACGgacattttttaccacataATGAACAGAGTATTCTGGCTCTCTGATCCCGGCTGTAGTTTTCCCGAAATTAAACTCAAGCACAAAGAGATACAGACTTGTATCAAATGCTATAACAATCTTGGAAAGATTGTTCTCGATGCAGACACGCAAACCATTCTGACCTGCGAGCCAAGGCAATCCAATACAAACTTACTTACCGAGTGGACAGCGGTAAGATCGTTTCTGCGCGATATTATTGAGGAATGCGTGGAAAACGGTATTCGCCCACTGGTGACTGCGGACGTGATACTCCACGACGTGGTCGAAAGATGCGCCGGTCAAATCCGTTTACCGTACAGAGATGAAATGTTACAGACATTGGCATCGTGCCAAGCACTCGAGGGCACGAACGACGAGATACTTAGAAAGCTACGACTCGATGTTATTGTTGATACGTTCGAATCGTCGGTAATAGCATTATCAGTCGTTGGGGTTCTCTTGTGTAATACTTACTTTGAAATACACCAAAAAGCCCCTACCGTTGTCGCAGATATCATAAACCGTCTGCTAAAGAAGTCTGTGTTTGTCGCTGAAAAAGTTGCAGCGATCCGCCAAGAAGGGGCATCAC GTAAGCCACTGGATGATGTGCTTGCCGCGAGAACGCGACGACTTAGAGATTTATTGGAGAATAAAACCGTGGCAACGCTCAGCACAGGTACACAAACCGGATTGGCTGGTGTGCCAGACCTGATAGAATTGAATGAATCTAAAAGAACAACCTGCTCGACTTGCGTAAGACGCTCAGAGTGTTCTGTTTGCGTGGCGAATGGTGATAAAGAATGGAATGCTCCATCTGGAGTCAGGAGGGAAGAAATCCATGGGAAGATACTCAGAACTCAGGATATTTTACTCGCATACAACCCCTGTTACGTGATGGCAACACCTTCCAAAATCAGCGAAAATCAGTCTTCCGTTACACTATCGAGTCAGTTTCACACAGTGCCCATATCAGCTTCGGCGAAAAGAACGCAGCTGCTCTTGAAAGCTAACCTTCGAGCTTCCATTTCATCCTCGACGTCTAGCTCAATTCAAGACAAACCACAAGCTCAGAGACAAGAATCCAACTGCATTCGACCATTGAATACAAAACTGTCAG CTGCAGGGTCGTTGGAAGAGTGGGGAAAAGTGGTGCAGGTCTTTACATTTACTCCCGATGCGTGGTCGGTATGCG GTCCAAGCCGTTGTGGCAGCGGCACTGTCATAAACCGGTACCCAATTTCGTCGCTGCAAATCTCTGGAATACAACACAAAGAGGAGTGTACAAGGAGCGGGTGCAACTTGCCCATACAGTCCATAAAGGCTTTGCGTattctaaaaaatatttttaaccgaAAGCAAGGATCATGCAGCAATTGCACGTGCAATCCTAAAGGAGGGCAAGGGAGCAGAGGAATTACAAGTACCACACTGCCTCCTGCCGTAATCTGCAGCAAATCATCGGGGATAACTAAGGAGGAGAGCAAGGATGAGGTTCAAGCTTTGAAGCTCTGTGAGCGTAAGTCGCGAGAATTGGACTCTGGTAAAAAACCGTACAGGGAGAGTCTTGAGGTAGTTCCGATTATTCGCTTACCAAGTCGAAAAAGTAAAAGCTAA